One stretch of Bombus pascuorum chromosome 14, iyBomPasc1.1, whole genome shotgun sequence DNA includes these proteins:
- the LOC132914031 gene encoding facilitated trehalose transporter Tret1-like codes for MTTASINDNVVEIRKLNQYLGAFVASLGGFALGISLGWNSKASVVLRNYFDATATEIGLIGGILNGGICIGAISMMFIAGRVSRTKIMFWTMPVLLLTWILMISHRGQKVVLFLIGRFICGICGGVFCVLTPIYVAEIASKETRGRLLAFFQLLINCGVMYAFYVAHAITEVETVWRYSAICGLACLSIAPVKLLPESPLYYLSRNDEINAEKSLRWYRGDTYDVQHEISETKRLILVTSSKKFSLKLVRNRRVLRSIATCFGVILAQHLCGVNMMIFYALILFDTSGSGELTGSEQTLVVGAVQILVSLLAAFLVDVLGRRILLTLSSLLMGLFLILLGWFFSLRDADPENDDIYFWMSPTWITLIFASFNLGLGPISWSLLGDTLPEQLKTPVVSVAVAFGWLISLMATLTFDEMIISLGGTKVMWLSAAICWLTGLFCAIVAKDNTGKSLIEIQENFRIESNRELART; via the exons ATGACCACCGCATCGATCAACGACAACGTGGTCGAGATACGAAAATTAAACCAATATCTCGGAGCCTTCGTAG CGTCCCTGGGCGGTTTTGCGCTTGGCATCTCACTAGGTTGGAATTCAAAGGCTAGTGTTGTACTGAGGAATTATTTCGATGCTACTGCAACTGAAATCGGATTGATCGGGGGCATTTTAAATGGTGGCATCTGTATAGGAGCGATATCGATGATGTTTATTGCAGGACGAGTCTCTAGAACGAAGATCATGTTCTGGACGATGCCGGTTCTTCTTCTCACGTGGATTCTAATGATCAGCCATCGTGGACAGAAG GTTGTATTATTCCTTATTGGAAGATTTATTTGTGGCATCTGTGGCGGTGTATTCTGTGTTCTGACGCCGATATACGTGGCCGAAATAGCAAGCAAAGAAACTCGAGGGCGTTTGCTCGCGTTCTTTCAACTTCTTATTAACTGTGGCGTGATGTACGCTTTCTACGTAGCTCACGCAATCACTGAAGTTGAAACTGTGTGGAG GTACAGCGCAATTTGTGGGCTCGCGTGTCTTTCGATCGCGCCAGTAAAATTATTACCTGAGAGTCCGCTCTACTATTTGTCGAGGAACGACGAGATCAATGCAGAAAAATCCTTGAGATGGTATCGCGGCGATACTTACGATGTCCAGCACGAAATCAGCGAAACGAAGCGTCTCATTCTTGTGACTAGCTCGAAAAAG TTTAGCTTGAAGTTGGTAAGAAATCGCCGAGTACTTCGTTCCATCGCAACTTGCTTTGGAGTAATCCTGGCCCAACACTTGTGTGGCGTCAACATGATGATTTTCTACGCCCTGATCCTCTTCGACACCAGCGGTTCCGGTGAACTAACCGGAAGCGAACAGACGTTGGTCGTCGGTGCCGTTCAAATATTGGTATCTCTCTTGGCTGCGTTCCTCGTCGACGTACTTGGACGTCGAATTCTCCTCACCCTCTCCTCCCTTCTCATGGGATTGTTCCTTATACTGCTAG GATGGTTCTTTAGCCTACGCGACGCTGATCCCGAAAATGACGACATTTACTTCTGGATGTCGCCCACATGGATCACTCTGATCTTTGCCTCATTCAATCTAGGTCTTGGGCCAATTTCCTGGTCTCTGTTAGGTGACACGCTTCCGGAACAACTGAAGACACcagtggtttccgttgcagttgctTTCGGATGGTTAATCTCGCTGATGGCCACCCTGACTTTCGACGAAATGATCATTTCCCTAGGTGGTACGAAAGTCATGTGGCTTTCTGCCGCCATATGCTGGTTAACAGGCCTATTCTGTGCCATCGTGGCTAAAGACAACACTGGCAAAAGTCTAATAGAAATCCAAGAAAACTTTCGTATCGAGTCTAACAGAGAACTAGCGAGAACCTGA